The proteins below are encoded in one region of Meriones unguiculatus strain TT.TT164.6M chromosome 18, Bangor_MerUng_6.1, whole genome shotgun sequence:
- the LOC110565842 gene encoding olfactory receptor 4F3/4F16/4F29-like, translating to MEEVNHSVVSEFVFLGLTNSWSIQLLLFVFSSIFYVGSMMGNCLIVFTVVSDPHLHSPMYFLLANLSFIDLGVSSVISPKMIYDLFRKHKVISFRGCVTQIFFIHVIGGVEMVLLIAMAFDRYVAICKPLHYLTIMSPRMCILFSVASWVVGLMHSLLQLAFVINLPFCGPNVLDSFYCDLPRFIKLACIDTYQLEFIVTANSGFISVGSFFILIISYIFIIITVQKHSSSGSLKTLSTLSAHVTVVVLFFGPLIFFYTWPFPSTHLDKYLIIFDAVVTPVLNPVIYTFRNQEMKIAMKRVCRQLMSYRKS from the coding sequence atgGAAGAAGTGAATCACTCTGTGGTATCAGAGTTTGTGTTTCTGGGACTCACCAACTCCTGGAGTATTCAGCTATTGCTTTTTGTGTTTTCCTCCATCTTTTATGTAGGAAGCATGATGGGAAACTGCCTCATTGTGTTCACTGTGGTATCTGACCCTCACTTACACTCTCCTATGTACTTTCTGTTGGCGAACCTCTCCTTCATTGACTTAGGTGTTTCTTCTGTTATTTCTCCAAAGATGATTTATGATTTATTCAGAAAACACAAAGTCATCTCCTTTAGAGGTTGTGTCACTCAAATCTTCTTCATCCATGTTATTGGTGGTGTGGAGATGGTGCTTCTCATAGCCATGGCTTTTGACAGATATGTGGCCATATGTAAGCCTCTCCATTACCTGACTATTATGAGCCCAAGGATGTGCATCTTGTTTTCAGTGGCCTCCTGGGTTGTTGGCCTTATGCATTCTTTGCTTCAACTGGCTTTTGTAATAAACTTACCTTTCTGTGGACCAAATGTGTTGGACAGTTTCTACTGTGACCTTCCTCGGTTTATCAAACTTGCCTGCATAGACACTTACCAACTTGAATTTATTGTCACAGCCAACAGTGGGTTTATATCTGTGGGCTCCTTCTTCATACTTATCATTTCCTATATTTTCATCATAATCACTGTGCAAAAACACTCTTCAAGTGGCTCCCTTAAAACCCTGTCCACACTTTCTGCTCATGTTACTGTGGTGGTCTTATTCTTTGGTCCTTTGATATTTTTCTATACCTGGCCCTTTCCTTCTACACACCTGGATAAATATCTGATCATATTTGATGCAGTTGTTACTCCTGTTCTGAATCCTGTGATCTACACATTCAGAAACCAAGAAATGAAGATTGCAATGAAGAGAGTATGCAGACAACTAATGAGTTATAGGAAATCTTAA